The Gloeobacter morelensis MG652769 genome contains the following window.
GTTTCAAAGCAAAACCGTCGATTTTGCCGCGAGCGACGTGGCGATGAGCGACGAGGAGATTGCCGCAGTGCCGGCGGATCGAGGCGTGGTGCTGTTGCCGATGACCGCCGGCAGCGTCGTGCTCATCTACAACGTGCCGGGGGCGCCGGAAAATCTCAAACTCTCCCGCGCCGTCTACAGCGATATATTCCTGGGCAAGATTAAAAACTGGAACGACCCGAAGATTGCCGAACTCAACCCGGGTGTCAAACTGCCGGATCTGGCCGCCACGGTGGTGCGCCGCGCCGACGGCAGCGGCACGACCGGTGTGTTCACCCGCCACCTGAGTGCCGTCAGCCCCGAGTGGAAAACGAAAGTCGGCGAAGGCATCGCCGTCAAATGGCCCACGGGTGTAGGCGGCAAGGGCAACGACGGTGTGACCGCCCAGGTCCAGCAGAACCCCGGCTCGATCGGCTACGTGGAATACGGCTACGCCGTCAACAACAAGTTGCCCTACGCTTCGCTGGAAAACAAAGACGGCAACTACGTCCTGCCGACGCTGGAAAATTCTGCCGCCGCCCTCGCCTCGGTGGAGTTACCGGCCGACCTGCGCGCTTTTATCGCCGATCCGCCCGGCAAGGATTCGTATCCACTGGTCACTTATACATGGATCCTCGCACCCAAGAAAATGGACACCCCCGAAAAGGCGACGGCCTTGAAGGAAGTGCTCAAGTGGTGCCTTACCGAAGGGCAAAAATCGAGCGAATCCCTCGGATATATTGAACTGCCCAAACCGGTTACTGAGCGCGTCCTGACGGCTGTCGAGCAAATTGGCAGCTAAATGGCCACGACAAAGTCGAAGGTATGGACTTGGCCGTTGCGCTTAAATTCGCCCCAGAGTTTGTAAAGGCCGGGTTCAGGAAAGGTCGTGGCGAAACTGACCACGCCGGGAGCTGATTTGGAGGCGTTGTGACCGGCGTGAGCAGCCGCCATGGCGGCCTCCGACTGCTCTGCTGGCGCGGAGTCCGGGTGGGCGTGCAGGTAGCTGGCGGCCTGCAGAGTTTTGGACTGCTTGAGGACGACCAGGTGGCCCATCGCCCCCAGATAGGGCTGCAAGTCTGCGGCCGGCTTGCCCTCGCTGTCTTTGAGGGCAAAGGCAACGGTCACCTCCCTTCCGGGGCGCACGGCTCCAGCATCCCACAACAGAGTGGCGGTGAGGTCTTCCCGGCTCTTCGTGAGATTGAGATCGGGCTTGAGGGTCGTCGGCGGGGGCGGGGTAGCTCCGCTCACGCGCAACTCTTGAGCCTGCACCTGAGGGGCACCCCCCTTGGGCGTAAAATCGGCGAAAACCACGTACTTGCCGCTGCGCGGAAAATCGAGGGCAATCTCGAAGCGGCCGCTGCCAAGGTAGGTGGGGTGAACGTGGTTGTAGTAGCCGAGGTCGCTATCTACGACGATGAGGTGCAGGAGTTTTTCGTGGACCGTGGCAAAGTCGCCGATAGGCTTGCCGTCGGCGTTGCGCACCTGCAGGGTAAAGGTTTTGGGTTGGCCGACGCGCAGATTGACGGTGGGGGTGATGCCCAGTTGCGCAGCCGATTTCTGCGCGCGGTGGTGACCGCCGGAATGCATCGGGGTACCGGTTTTTTGAGGGTTGTGGGCTTCCTCGTGTGTCTGTGCGGGAGCGGCCAGGGCCAGTAACGTCGCGACAGAGCAGACGACAAACCATGGATGCATTGGTGTATCTCCGTGTCTTTACAGGGTGAACATAAACCAGCCAGTTAGAGCTTAAAGGAAAAACGCGAGTTGAGCTTTTTGCCGCCGACGGTGGCGAGGGCCACCACCCGGTACACCCCCTTGGCTGCGGCCGGCAGCACCGCCTCGTAGTGGCCCTCGCCGTACTTCATTGGCAACGAAAGTTTCTGGCCGCCCGGGGCGCTGACTTGTAGTTGGACGGCGGCGTCGGATACCGCTTTGCTTTTGGGATCGTTGATAAACAGATCCAGATGCGCGCCTCCCGATTCCGGCTCGACCACCAGTTCGAAATGGTAGCCCTGGATTTCGACCGCCTGCCCGCCGTGCTTTGCCCCGCCGAGAACCGGGGAAGCGGCAGTCAGAATCACCAGCAGGGCAAGGGCGCTCAAAATGCGTTTTGTGGACATGATTATCTCCTGAACAGGATTTACTGCCTGTCGGCGAGCAAGCTTTGCAGGTCCATCGCCACTTTTTCCTGCTCGCTAATCACCGGGGCCGTCCGCTCGCCGAAGCGTTCGAACAAAGCCGGAATCACCACCAGCGTGAGCGCAGTGGAGGTAAAGAGTCCGCCAAAAACCACCACCGCCAACGGCTGAAGAATCTCCTTGCCGGCGCCGGAACCCACCATCAAGGGCACCATAGCCAGGGCGGCGGTCAGGGCAGTCATCAGTACCGGCGAGAGCCGCTCGACCGATCCTTCTTCGATGGCCTCATCGAAACTTTCCCCGGCCGCCATCCGCTGCTGGTAGGTGGTGACCAGAATGATGCCGTTGCGGTTGGCGATGCCAAACAGGGTGATAAAGCCCACCAGCGATGCGACCGAGAGCACCCCGCCTCCAAACCAAACGGCCACGATGCCCCCGATAAAAGCTAAAGGCAAATTGGCCAGAATCAGCAGCGTCGAGCGCACCGAGCGCACCGCCAGGTACAACAGCACCGCCACCCCCAAAAGCGCCAACACCCCGAAGAAAATCAGTTCGCGGGTGGCGCGCTCCTGGGCTTCGAACTGGCCGCCGTAGTCGATGTAGTAGCCGTCGGGCAAGGGCACCTGTTGAGAGATTTTTTCGCGCGCCTCGGCAATCAGCGAGCCGATGTCGCGCCCGCCGGCGTTGGCGGCCACGACGATGCGGCGTGAAACATTCTGGCGGTTGATCGTGTTGGGGCCTTTGTCGAGCACGACCGCCGCCACCTGCGAGAGCGGAATTTTCTGGCCGGTGGGGGTGTCGATGAGCAAATCGGAGAGCGCTTCCGGGCGGTTGCGCGCCTCCGGGGCGAGCCAGACGACCAGGTTGAACAGCCGCTGGTCTTTGAGCACCTGGGAGACCGCCCGGCCGTTGAAGGCCGTCTCCACCGCCTCGGCCAGATCCCCCACCGCCAGACCGTAGCGGGCCGCCGCGTCGCGGTTGAAGCGCACGGTGTACTGGTTGACCGGTACCTGCGGCTCGATTTGCAAATCGACGGTGCCCGGGACGGTCTTCATCACCGCTTCGACCTCCCCGGCGAGGCGGCGCAATTGGGCGAGGTCGGGACCGAAGACTTTGATGGCGATAGCCGCCCGGGTACCGGAGAGTACTTCATCGACGCGGTGGGAGATAAATCCGCCCACATTCACGGCCACACCGGGAAAACGGGCAAATTCGGCGCGGATCATCTCGAGCACTGCCGCGCGGTCCTGGGCACCGGCTGCCACCTGCACATCCAGTTCGCCAAAATTCACCCCCCCCGCGTCGTCGTCCCCCAGGGCGCGGCCGGCGCGAAATTGGGCCGTCTCGATCTCCGGGTGGCGCATCAGGGCTTTTTCGAGGGCGATCCCCAACTGCTGGGTAGAAGCAAGCGACGCACCCGGCAGCTGTGAGACGGCGATAATCAAGCTGCGCTCCTGAAATTCCGGCAAAAAAGTCCGCCCCAAAAACGGAATCAGCACGAGCGAGGCGGCAAAGGCTGCCGCCGAGGCAGCCAACAGAGGAATCGGGCGGGCCAGGGCAAAGCGCAACACCGGTCGGTAGAGTTTCTTGAGCACCCGCACCGTGGTTGTCTCCTCCTCGGGCAGATCCCGGCCTGCCAGAAGCACGTAGCAGAGCGCCGGGGTGAGGGTGAGCGCCACCGCGAGCGAAGCAGCGACAGCAAAAACATAGGCAAGCCCCAGCGGGGTGAAAATACGGCCCTCGACGCCGCTCAGCACGAAGATGGGAGCAATGACGACCCCCAAAATCAAGGTCGCGAAAACCACGGACGTGCGAATTTGCACCGAACCGGCGAAGACTACCTGCAAAGTCGGCGCCGGTTCGGGCCGCAGCCGGTTCTCGCGCAGGCGGCGATAAACGTTCTCCGCATCGATGATCGCATCGTCGATTACTTCGCCCAGGGCAATCGCGAGCCCTCCGAGCGTCATCGTGTTGAGCCCGACGCCGAACCAGTTGAGCGCCAGCAACCCGAGCACCACCGAGAGCGGCAGGGCCGTGAGCGTGATGAGCATCGTGCGCCAGTTGCCCAAAAAGAGCACCAGAATCACCGCGACGATAATCGCCCCGTCCCTGAGCGCCTCGACGACATTGCCCACGGACTTCTCGATAAAGTCCTCCTGCCGGAAGGTAACCGTCACCTTGACGTCCTTGGGCAAGGTGGAGACCAGGTCCGCCATCGCCGCTTCTACCGCGCGCGTCACGGTGGGGGTATCGGCAAACGGTTGGCGGGTGACCGTGACGATCACCGCCTCCTGGCCACCCAGCGAGCCGTCGCCGCGCTTGACCCCGGCACCGGTCTGCACCCGCGCCACATCGGCGAGCCGCACGGGGATCCCCCCGCGCACCGCTACCACCGACTTGCCCAATTCGGCCAGCGAAGTGATGCGACCAACGCCGCGGATCAGAAATTCTTCATCCGGCGTCTGCAAGAAGCCCCCCGGCGCGTTGACGTTGGCCTTGGCCACCGCCTCGCTCACTTGATTGAACGTGACGCCGTACTGGCGCAGCTTCGCAGGTTCCACCAGCACCTGGTACTGCAATTCGCCGCCACCAATCACCAGCACGCGGGTGACCCCCGGCACCGCCAGCAGCCGGTTGCGGATCTGCCAGTTGGCGGTGGTGGCCAGATCCAATATCGAGGTGCGCTTCTGGACTTTTGCCTCGGGGTCGAGGGTGAGGGCGTACTTGATCACATCGCCCACGGGCGAGCTGATGGGCGAGAGCAACGGCGGGCTCACCCCTGCGGGCAAACGGCCCGCCACCTGCGAGACGCGCTCGGTGACCAGTTGGCGGGCGCGAAAAACATCGGTGCCCCAGTCGAAGACGACCGTGATCACCGAGAGACCCACAGCGGAGCTGGAGCGGATGTCGGTGAGCCCCGGCATGCCGCCCAGGGCGCTTTCGAGGGGAATGGTAACCAGCGACTCGACTTCCTCCGGCGCCAGTCCCGGCGCTTCGCTCTGGAGGACCACCTGGGGCGGAGCAAAGTTAGGAAAGACGTCGAGGGGCATGCGCACGACAACGGCGGTCCCCACCACCAGCAGCAGCACCGAGGCGAGCACCACGAGCCAGCGCTGGGCGATCGACCAGAAAATCAGTTGGTTGAGCATCCTGGGAGCCCCCTAGCGGCGCGGACGGGTGGCGGAGCGAGGTAGCGGGGACACCTCGCCGGTAGGCAGACCAACGCCGGGATTGCGCCCCGCCGCAAAGCGCGCCCCGGCCCAAAAAGCGGCACCGGCCAACCCGATAGCCCCAAAGGTGAGCGCCCACCAGGGCGTACCGCCCGGTGACGGACTCTCGGGCTTTGGCTTTTCCGATTCAATCTCGCCGGAGGCGCTGTCTTCTGCCGGGATGCCGCCCTTGAGCGCCTGGGCGCGCAGTTGAAAAGCACGGCGGCTCACGACCAGGTCGCCCGGATAGACGCCGCTTTTGACTTCGATCAGCTCGCCGCTGAGCTGTCCCAGTTCCACCTCTACCGGCTCAAAGACGTCGGGACCGTTCTGGACATAGACGAGCTGCGCCCCGTCCGCCTCGACCACGGCCGAGCGGGGAATGACCGATACAGCAGCCGGGCGGTCGCTGGTCGTCACGCGCAGGGTGGCGAACATCTCGGGCTTGAGACGGCCGCCGGGGTTGGCGAGCACCGCCCGCACCGCAAGCGTGCGCGTCTCGGGATCGACGGCAGGATCGACACTGTCCACACGGCCTTTGAAGACCTGGCCCGGGTAGGCGGCCGTCACCACTTCCACCGGCTGGCCCACCCGCACCTGCGCCAGATCTTTTTCGTACACCTGGGCCGCCGCCCAGACCCCACCGGCGGTGTCCACCACCCGGTACAGGGGCGTGCCCGCTGCGACCGCCTCCCCGGCACTGACGCTCTGCTGTGCCACGAAGCCGCCCACCGCAGAAGCGACGGTGACGCGGCCGTCGCGGGCCGCCTGCACCCCGCGCTGTCCGAGTTGGGTGAGGCGGGCGTCCAGTTGCGCCCCACTCAGCCTCAGACGCGCTCTGACTGCTTCGAGATCGGCTGCCGCCTGCTCGTACTCGGATTGGGCCACCTGAAAATCTTTGCGCGCCGAAATCTTTAGATCCACCAGTTCCTTTTCGCGCTCGAAGGTGCTCCTCGCCAGCCGCAGCCGGGCCTCGGCCTGCTTCAACTCGGCGCGGGCGCCGGCTTTTGCCTGCTCGCTCTGCACAGCGAGGGCGCGAATCTCGGGGCTGTCGAGCACCAGTAAAGTTTCACCCCGGCGCACCGCCTGCCCGCGCGAGGCCGCCAGCCGCAGCACCCGTCCGGCCACCGGAGCCAGGATCTCGGCACTGCGGCCGGGAATGGCCTCGATGCGGCCATTCGCCTCGAAGCCCGAGTGCAACACCTGCTCACCCACAGCCGTGACCGCAAGCCCCAGGGCCTTTTGCACGTCGGGGGGCACCTTCACTTGCTCACCTGCCACCGCTGTCGGTTGATTTCCAGCAAACTCCTTATCGCCATGGTTGCCGTGGGCCAGGACCGGAGCGGCGAGCAGCGGCCCTGCCAGCAGGAGCGCCGCTCCAACGATTCGCATACGAGAGAGGGCCTTGGACATGGTGCCTCGTCAGGTGGTGAGGGGAATACCGATCGCCTTTTCTAGATCCGCCAGGGCCGTCTGGTATTCGAGGATCGACTGGTAGTAGCGGGTGCGGGTCAGGTTGCCGGTGGTCTGGGCGCCAATGGCCACCGTCAGATCGGCTTTGCCCCGCTCGTAGGCCAGCCGGGCCGTCTGCTCGACGGTGCGGGCGGTGGGCAGCAGCCCCTGCTCGTAAATTTGCTGTTGCTCGCGGGCACTGAGCACCCGCACAAAAGCCGACTCGACCTCGGCTTTGATGCGCGCCACCAGCACCTCGCGCTCGCTTTCGAGTTGCCTGGTGGTCGCCTCGGCCCGGGCGATCTGGCCCTGCTGGGCGTACCAGAGCGGCAGGCTCACGTTCACCGCCGCCGCCGCACCGACTTGCAGCGTTTCGCCGAAGGAGAGCCGCGGCCCGGCACCGACGCGCAGATCCGGGGCGCGCTCAGCTTCCGCCAGCCGCCGCTCGGCTCCCGCCAGAGCCATCTGGCCTCCCAACACCTGCAAGTCGGTGCGGTTGGCGAGCGCCAGGGCGATCAAATCGCGCAGTTTGCGCTCGCGCTCGCCCGAGGGCCGGTTGTCGGAGGGCAGCAGACTATCGTTTTCGACCCGCAGCGAAAACTGGGCCACCGTCGGCACGGTCAGCGCTGCTTCAGGGGCTCGGCCGATCAGCGTGTTGAGCTGGATGCGGGCCGCCGCTTCGCGCGAACGGGCCAACTGCAGTTCGTTTTGCGCCAGGGCCAGTTCCTGCCGGGCGCGGATCAGATCCAGTTCAGGGATGTCCCCGAGGCGAAAGCGCTGGGCCGCCACCACCGCCAGCCGCTCGCCCGCCGCCGCTACTTCCTGCAGAGCCTCAAAACCGGCGCGCACCACCAACAATTCGGCGTAGGCCCGGCGCACCTGGGCGCGCAGTTCCCGCAGCGCCTCGGCAATCTCTACCCGGGTGAGGGCCACCTGGCCGCCGGCTACCGCCAACCGGGCGGCGCGCTTGCCCCCAAGTTCAAAGGTCTGTTCGATAAATGGCACGTTGCTGCGGTTTTCGGCTCCGGCACTCTCGAAGGTGGCTCCAATCGAAGGGTTGGGCACCGCCCCGGCCACCAGCACCCCCGCCTCGCTCACCGCAAGCCGCCGCCCGAGCGCCGTCGCCTGCGGACTTTTGAGCAGGGCCAGCTCAAAGGCCTGCTCCAGCTCCAAAACCTGGGCTGCCGCCGCCTTCGGCAGCAACAGCGCCAACACCATACCCACAACCCAGCGACGCACAGGCTCCCTCATTCCTGCGCAGAATCTAACATGATTTTGCATGCACTGCAAAAAGCTGGAATCAACCGGCTCAGGGCAGCTGCAGCAGGTGGGGCAGATCGAAGACGAACCAGGTGAGGGCGAGCGGCCCGAGGGCGGTCATGGCCATCAGAGCCGTTTTTTCGCGCCACTGCGCGGGGCTGGTGCGCTCGGGGCGGCAGGAGTGCAGGCGCAGCAGGTTATCGACGCGCTCGGTGATCGAACCGGCTTCGAGCAGGCCGGCCGCCGCGGCAAAGGCCGGGTGGTCCGGGACGCCCGCTTTGAGCAGGCCGCGGGCGAGGGCGATCGGTTTGCCGGTGACGGCGACCGCCAGTTCGTCGGCGGCCAGTTCGCGCTCGCGCAGCAGGGCGCGCACAGCCTGCCAGCTGGTGGGCAAAAAGGCGGTCGCCCCCATCAAGGCGGTGGCCACCAGGGCAATCAGGTTGTCCGAGCGGGCGATGTGGGCCAGTTCGTGGGCGAGCACCTGCTCGATTTCGACAGCGCTCAGCCGCTCGACCAGCCAACTGGACAAATAAATGCGTGGTCTGAGGACACCGATGGTGAGGGCCAGGGGCGCATCGACGGCAACCAGATAAACCCTGGGCAGCCCCGTCAGGCCCATTGGCGCCGCAAGGGGCGCCACGGCTGCGGCCAGTACACCCTCGGCGGGTTCGGACCAGACGCGCAACTGTCGCTCCAGGCGGACCTGCTCCCAGAAAAAGCCGGCTGCGAAACCCACCGCCAGGAGGCCCATCGCCGCGAGCGACCACAACGGCAGACACAACCAGTTATCCAGACTCGCGGGCTGCAAGTCGGCGTGCAGATGGGCCAGGGCGAGGGCGGCGGCGGCGGCCGGGACCAGCAAACTCGCGTACCTGAGCAGCACCCGCGCTTCGGGGCGGGTGCGGGCGAGCCTGCCGACGGTGAGCAAGGTCAGGCCGTAGATCACCACAGCCACCAGCACCGGAAATAGTTCTATGGCACTCATCGGCTTCAATCCTCCAGTTGCGCGATTTTATCGACTAGATGGGTCGCATCTTTGGAGCTTTCTTTGCGCACAAAGCTTGAAACCGCCGCCGGGAAATCCGCCGCCAGTGATTCGAGCAATTGATCGACCGCCCGCTGCACGAACTGTTCGCGGCTGAGGGTGGGCAGGTACAGATAGGGCTTGGTGTTGCCGTTGAGCACCTGCAGCAGACCTTTTTGCACCAACCGGCCCATCGTGCAGGCGACTGTCGAGTAGGCGAGGCTGACATTTGCAGGCAGCCGCTCGTGCACCTGTTTGGCAAGCACCGGCCCGCCCATCGCCCAGACTTGCTCCATAATCTCGGCTTCCTGCTCACCCAAGAGCTTCTTGAGGCCGGAGCGGTGGGCACGGACAATGCGGTTGGTTTCAGTGGGATTCATGGAGCGGGCGGGGTATGGGAGATCCGTGGGCTCCCGGGTGGTGATTTCATCTTTGCACAGTGAACATCGTCCTGCCCCAGGCCCAAGCCTGGATTGCCTCCCCGGTGTGACCTGGCATCACTTTCAAGATTGCCGGAGGAGGGGTTAGTTCTGCGCCCCAGCGCGGGTGAGCAGATCGACAATGCGGGTAAACCGACCCGCCCGCGCGTAGCCCAGAGCTGTGTAACCGCTGCTGTCCCGGGCATTCAGGTCCGCTCCCTTTTGAAGCAAATAAGCCACCGTCTGCTCGCGTCCGCTCGCGGCGGCGGCGATGAGCGGCGTCCAACCGCTCTCGTCGCGCCCATCAATTTCCAGACCGCCCGCCAGCAAGCGCTCGACCTCCGGCAGCCTGCCCGCCGCCGCCGCCTCCACCAGGGGCCGTCCCCGGCTGGCAGCGGCGGGCGGCGGGGGGCCTGTCAGGCCGGAACGTGTTTTGATGGGCCGCTCGATCTGGGCGAGGCGAAAATCGAGCCAGGCGTCGTCGTAGAAGGCGGCCAGGGTGCGCTTGGACTTCTCGGTGAGCACCTGGACGTTGGTGAACTCGATGCCGTAGTAGATAAACTTCTGCCCCTCGAAGGGGTACATCACATCGCCGGTGTCGGTGCTGTGGGGCAGGCCGAGGGCGTGGCCCAATTCGTGGGTGGCGATGACGCGCAACTCGTCGGCGCTGCGCAGTTCAAGGTTTTCGCTGGTGAAGTTGGGAATCGGTACCGGCAGGAAAAAACCCAATAGCCCCGTCGGGATCTGCCGACGGCGCCAGTGCTGCAAGATCAAAGTGATGCGCGAGCGCACGCACACACCGTAGGATCTGCCGCCGCTGCGCATCTGCACCTGCATGAAGCCGGAGGCGGCCGTATTCGGCTCGAACTGCCAGGCCACCGCCACATCCGCATCGGCGCGATCGCCCGTCTGCTCGAAAACCGGCCTGCCGCCGATGCCCACATCGTTCCAGGCTTTGATGGCATCGAGCAGTGTCTGCAGGTACTCGCGCTCGCGCTCGGCGGCGGGTTTGGGGATCGGATCGATAAAGACCTGCAGCGGAAAGGATTCCGCCGGCCAGCCGCAGGGGCGATAGGCCTCCCCGCCGGGAAATTCGCCGCCCGCATCGATGGGCTGGGCCGCAGCGACCGTACACAAAAG
Protein-coding sequences here:
- the pstS gene encoding phosphate ABC transporter substrate-binding protein PstS, coding for MVTRATLIRRILPVLAATLGANLLLSQCQSSPPEGPSATAPGPEGTPSSAPAGAATLSGAGATFPAPLYQRWFYDYGQANPNVKVSYQGVGSGAGIKQFQSKTVDFAASDVAMSDEEIAAVPADRGVVLLPMTAGSVVLIYNVPGAPENLKLSRAVYSDIFLGKIKNWNDPKIAELNPGVKLPDLAATVVRRADGSGTTGVFTRHLSAVSPEWKTKVGEGIAVKWPTGVGGKGNDGVTAQVQQNPGSIGYVEYGYAVNNKLPYASLENKDGNYVLPTLENSAAALASVELPADLRAFIADPPGKDSYPLVTYTWILAPKKMDTPEKATALKEVLKWCLTEGQKSSESLGYIELPKPVTERVLTAVEQIGS
- a CDS encoding efflux RND transporter permease subunit; amino-acid sequence: MLNQLIFWSIAQRWLVVLASVLLLVVGTAVVVRMPLDVFPNFAPPQVVLQSEAPGLAPEEVESLVTIPLESALGGMPGLTDIRSSSAVGLSVITVVFDWGTDVFRARQLVTERVSQVAGRLPAGVSPPLLSPISSPVGDVIKYALTLDPEAKVQKRTSILDLATTANWQIRNRLLAVPGVTRVLVIGGGELQYQVLVEPAKLRQYGVTFNQVSEAVAKANVNAPGGFLQTPDEEFLIRGVGRITSLAELGKSVVAVRGGIPVRLADVARVQTGAGVKRGDGSLGGQEAVIVTVTRQPFADTPTVTRAVEAAMADLVSTLPKDVKVTVTFRQEDFIEKSVGNVVEALRDGAIIVAVILVLFLGNWRTMLITLTALPLSVVLGLLALNWFGVGLNTMTLGGLAIALGEVIDDAIIDAENVYRRLRENRLRPEPAPTLQVVFAGSVQIRTSVVFATLILGVVIAPIFVLSGVEGRIFTPLGLAYVFAVAASLAVALTLTPALCYVLLAGRDLPEEETTTVRVLKKLYRPVLRFALARPIPLLAASAAAFAASLVLIPFLGRTFLPEFQERSLIIAVSQLPGASLASTQQLGIALEKALMRHPEIETAQFRAGRALGDDDAGGVNFGELDVQVAAGAQDRAAVLEMIRAEFARFPGVAVNVGGFISHRVDEVLSGTRAAIAIKVFGPDLAQLRRLAGEVEAVMKTVPGTVDLQIEPQVPVNQYTVRFNRDAAARYGLAVGDLAEAVETAFNGRAVSQVLKDQRLFNLVVWLAPEARNRPEALSDLLIDTPTGQKIPLSQVAAVVLDKGPNTINRQNVSRRIVVAANAGGRDIGSLIAEAREKISQQVPLPDGYYIDYGGQFEAQERATRELIFFGVLALLGVAVLLYLAVRSVRSTLLILANLPLAFIGGIVAVWFGGGVLSVASLVGFITLFGIANRNGIILVTTYQQRMAAGESFDEAIEEGSVERLSPVLMTALTAALAMVPLMVGSGAGKEILQPLAVVVFGGLFTSTALTLVVIPALFERFGERTAPVISEQEKVAMDLQSLLADRQ
- a CDS encoding efflux RND transporter periplasmic adaptor subunit; amino-acid sequence: MRIVGAALLLAGPLLAAPVLAHGNHGDKEFAGNQPTAVAGEQVKVPPDVQKALGLAVTAVGEQVLHSGFEANGRIEAIPGRSAEILAPVAGRVLRLAASRGQAVRRGETLLVLDSPEIRALAVQSEQAKAGARAELKQAEARLRLARSTFEREKELVDLKISARKDFQVAQSEYEQAAADLEAVRARLRLSGAQLDARLTQLGQRGVQAARDGRVTVASAVGGFVAQQSVSAGEAVAAGTPLYRVVDTAGGVWAAAQVYEKDLAQVRVGQPVEVVTAAYPGQVFKGRVDSVDPAVDPETRTLAVRAVLANPGGRLKPEMFATLRVTTSDRPAAVSVIPRSAVVEADGAQLVYVQNGPDVFEPVEVELGQLSGELIEVKSGVYPGDLVVSRRAFQLRAQALKGGIPAEDSASGEIESEKPKPESPSPGGTPWWALTFGAIGLAGAAFWAGARFAAGRNPGVGLPTGEVSPLPRSATRPRR
- a CDS encoding TolC family protein yields the protein MRRWVVGMVLALLLPKAAAAQVLELEQAFELALLKSPQATALGRRLAVSEAGVLVAGAVPNPSIGATFESAGAENRSNVPFIEQTFELGGKRAARLAVAGGQVALTRVEIAEALRELRAQVRRAYAELLVVRAGFEALQEVAAAGERLAVVAAQRFRLGDIPELDLIRARQELALAQNELQLARSREAAARIQLNTLIGRAPEAALTVPTVAQFSLRVENDSLLPSDNRPSGERERKLRDLIALALANRTDLQVLGGQMALAGAERRLAEAERAPDLRVGAGPRLSFGETLQVGAAAAVNVSLPLWYAQQGQIARAEATTRQLESEREVLVARIKAEVESAFVRVLSAREQQQIYEQGLLPTARTVEQTARLAYERGKADLTVAIGAQTTGNLTRTRYYQSILEYQTALADLEKAIGIPLTT
- a CDS encoding M56 family metallopeptidase, with the protein product MSAIELFPVLVAVVIYGLTLLTVGRLARTRPEARVLLRYASLLVPAAAAALALAHLHADLQPASLDNWLCLPLWSLAAMGLLAVGFAAGFFWEQVRLERQLRVWSEPAEGVLAAAVAPLAAPMGLTGLPRVYLVAVDAPLALTIGVLRPRIYLSSWLVERLSAVEIEQVLAHELAHIARSDNLIALVATALMGATAFLPTSWQAVRALLRERELAADELAVAVTGKPIALARGLLKAGVPDHPAFAAAAGLLEAGSITERVDNLLRLHSCRPERTSPAQWREKTALMAMTALGPLALTWFVFDLPHLLQLP
- a CDS encoding BlaI/MecI/CopY family transcriptional regulator, whose product is MNPTETNRIVRAHRSGLKKLLGEQEAEIMEQVWAMGGPVLAKQVHERLPANVSLAYSTVACTMGRLVQKGLLQVLNGNTKPYLYLPTLSREQFVQRAVDQLLESLAADFPAAVSSFVRKESSKDATHLVDKIAQLED
- a CDS encoding ankyrin repeat domain-containing protein; the protein is MKYALGLFLPLLLCTVAAAQPIDAGGEFPGGEAYRPCGWPAESFPLQVFIDPIPKPAAEREREYLQTLLDAIKAWNDVGIGGRPVFEQTGDRADADVAVAWQFEPNTAASGFMQVQMRSGGRSYGVCVRSRITLILQHWRRRQIPTGLLGFFLPVPIPNFTSENLELRSADELRVIATHELGHALGLPHSTDTGDVMYPFEGQKFIYYGIEFTNVQVLTEKSKRTLAAFYDDAWLDFRLAQIERPIKTRSGLTGPPPPAAASRGRPLVEAAAAGRLPEVERLLAGGLEIDGRDESGWTPLIAAAASGREQTVAYLLQKGADLNARDSSGYTALGYARAGRFTRIVDLLTRAGAQN